The proteins below come from a single Isoptericola dokdonensis DS-3 genomic window:
- a CDS encoding glycoside hydrolase family 2 protein yields the protein MTTSPSTTTAPLTVREIHDGWTVRAVGGPVPEPLRDLLDGTTAVPAGVPGTVHTDLLAAGLIPDPYLDDHEALLKWVGHCSWEYRTTFDWTAGGADRHDLAFDGVDTVAVVRLNGTVVARTENMHRRYRLDVTDLLRVGANELVVELASPVREADARSLALGYRPQVNHHPFNALRKAAYNYGWDWGIDAATVGLWRPVRLESWSTARLTGVRVLPGAERAADGTWDGTLDVHVDAGRAPGVDGGDLRVDVVVTGHGTTLGATGAVTDASGVVRLRVPDVAVWWPRGYGDQPLYDVEVTLAAPATADAPGAADAHAPGDGLDRWTGRTGFRSVRLDTTPDADGTPFTIVVNDRPVWVKGANWIPDDEFLPRVTRERLAARIGQAVTANVNLLRVWGGGVYESDDFYDLCDERGVLTWQDFPFACAAYAEDEPLWSEVEAEARDNVARLSPHPSLVLWNGSNENVWGHRTWGWVKRLDGRTWGLGYYEDLLPRVVAELDGTRPYTPSSPWSGDLPIRADVFPNDPAHGSMHSWEVWNRQDWPHYRDTVPRFMAEFGWQGPPTWSTLTRAVSDDPLTPESPGMQVHQKAASGNDKLTDGLLAHLPLPDDMADWHWAMSWNQATAVQVAVEHLRSWTPRCQGSVVWQLNDCWPVTSWAAVDGDGRAKPLLHALAHAHADRLVTVQPRSADGGEPLGDGTDGLAVVVVNDTDDAWSGEVVVRRLGLDGGELAATTTAVNVAARGAATLLPGADVSTPADAGAELLVADFGGVRGLWFFAEPRDSALAAPRLETTVLPAADGVVVRVTAVNLVRDLTLLVDKVVPDAVVDDMLVTLLPGESVDLHVTLPAGTTVDPAALVAPDVLRSLNQLVGPA from the coding sequence GTGACCACCTCCCCGTCCACCACCACCGCACCGCTGACGGTCCGTGAGATCCATGACGGCTGGACCGTGCGCGCCGTCGGCGGGCCGGTCCCGGAGCCGTTGCGCGACCTGCTCGACGGCACGACCGCGGTGCCGGCCGGCGTCCCGGGCACGGTGCACACCGACCTGCTCGCCGCCGGGCTGATCCCCGACCCGTACCTCGACGACCACGAGGCGCTGCTGAAGTGGGTCGGGCACTGCTCCTGGGAGTACCGCACCACGTTCGACTGGACGGCGGGCGGCGCCGACCGGCACGACCTGGCCTTCGACGGGGTCGACACGGTGGCGGTGGTGCGGCTCAACGGGACCGTCGTGGCGCGCACGGAGAACATGCACCGCCGCTACCGGTTAGACGTCACCGACCTGTTGCGCGTGGGCGCGAACGAGCTGGTCGTGGAGCTCGCCTCCCCGGTGCGGGAGGCCGACGCTCGCAGCCTCGCCCTCGGTTACCGGCCCCAGGTCAACCACCACCCGTTCAACGCGCTGCGCAAGGCCGCGTACAACTACGGCTGGGACTGGGGCATCGACGCCGCCACGGTCGGGCTGTGGCGTCCCGTCCGGCTCGAGTCGTGGTCGACCGCGCGGCTGACCGGGGTGCGCGTGCTGCCCGGGGCGGAGCGCGCCGCGGACGGCACGTGGGACGGCACGCTCGACGTGCACGTGGACGCCGGGCGGGCGCCCGGCGTCGACGGGGGAGACCTGCGCGTCGACGTCGTCGTGACCGGGCACGGCACGACGCTCGGGGCGACGGGCGCCGTGACGGACGCCTCCGGCGTGGTGCGCCTGCGCGTGCCGGACGTCGCCGTGTGGTGGCCGCGCGGGTACGGCGACCAGCCGCTGTACGACGTCGAGGTCACGCTCGCGGCCCCGGCGACCGCGGACGCCCCCGGCGCTGCGGATGCCCACGCCCCCGGCGACGGCCTCGACCGCTGGACCGGGCGCACCGGTTTCCGGTCGGTCCGCCTCGACACGACGCCCGACGCCGACGGCACGCCCTTCACGATCGTGGTGAACGACCGCCCCGTCTGGGTCAAGGGTGCCAACTGGATCCCCGACGACGAGTTCCTGCCGCGCGTCACCCGCGAGCGCCTCGCGGCCCGGATCGGCCAGGCGGTGACGGCGAACGTCAACCTGCTGCGCGTGTGGGGCGGCGGGGTGTACGAGTCGGACGACTTCTACGACCTGTGCGACGAGCGTGGCGTGCTGACCTGGCAGGACTTCCCCTTCGCGTGCGCGGCGTACGCCGAGGACGAGCCGCTGTGGTCCGAGGTGGAGGCGGAGGCCCGGGACAACGTCGCCCGGCTCTCGCCGCACCCGAGCCTGGTGCTGTGGAACGGCTCCAACGAGAACGTCTGGGGTCACCGGACGTGGGGGTGGGTCAAGCGGCTCGACGGGCGGACGTGGGGCCTCGGCTACTACGAGGACCTGCTGCCCCGCGTGGTGGCCGAGCTGGACGGCACCCGGCCCTACACGCCGTCGAGCCCGTGGTCGGGCGACCTGCCGATCCGCGCCGACGTGTTCCCCAACGACCCCGCGCACGGCTCGATGCACTCGTGGGAGGTGTGGAACCGCCAGGACTGGCCGCACTACCGCGACACGGTGCCGCGGTTCATGGCGGAGTTCGGATGGCAGGGCCCGCCCACGTGGTCGACGCTGACCCGGGCCGTCTCCGACGACCCGCTGACGCCCGAGTCGCCGGGGATGCAGGTGCACCAGAAGGCCGCGAGCGGCAACGACAAGCTCACCGACGGGCTGCTCGCGCATCTGCCTCTGCCCGACGACATGGCCGACTGGCACTGGGCGATGTCGTGGAACCAGGCGACGGCCGTGCAGGTCGCGGTCGAGCACCTGCGCTCCTGGACGCCCCGCTGCCAGGGGTCGGTGGTGTGGCAGCTCAACGACTGCTGGCCGGTGACGTCGTGGGCGGCGGTCGACGGCGACGGCCGGGCCAAGCCGCTGCTGCACGCCCTGGCGCACGCGCACGCCGACCGGCTGGTCACCGTGCAGCCGCGGTCGGCGGACGGCGGCGAACCGCTCGGGGACGGCACGGACGGGCTCGCCGTGGTGGTCGTCAACGACACCGACGACGCCTGGTCGGGCGAGGTCGTGGTGCGCCGCCTCGGGCTCGACGGCGGCGAGCTGGCGGCCACGACGACGGCCGTGAACGTCGCCGCCCGGGGGGCCGCGACCCTGCTGCCGGGCGCCGACGTCTCGACCCCCGCCGACGCCGGGGCCGAGCTGCTCGTGGCGGACTTCGGCGGCGTCCGCGGCCTGTGGTTCTTCGCCGAGCCCCGCGACTCCGCCCTCGCCGCGCCCCGCCTGGAGACCACGGTGCTGCCCGCCGCCGACGGCGTCGTCGTGCGGGTCACGGCCGTGAACCTGGTCCGCGACCTCACCCTGCTCGTCGACAAGGTCGTCCCGGACGCCGTGGTGGACGACATGCTCGTCACGCTGCTGCCGGGCGAGAGCGTCGACCTGCACGTCACGCTCCCCGCGGGCACCACGGTGGACCCGGCGGCCCTCGTCGCACCGGACGTCCTGCGGTCCCTCAACCAGCTCGTCGGGCCGGCGTGA
- a CDS encoding alpha-galactosidase, which yields MTAVDRHVHLRAGGVSLVLAVHDARLPVVVHWGADLGDLDDAALAALERAVAPQPFGYPVDGPMPVSVLPEASTGWPGVRGVTGHRAGGAPTTRFVVTGLRVVDRDAPWSQALELTARDEAAGLGLDLVVEQARSGLVRLRAAVTNRADGVHDVAGVLPALPVPARATELLDLTGHQLRERSPQRLPFAHGRHERTGHRGRPGFDSAFLLCAGEQGFGARTGEVWGVHAAWSGDQRFVAERSYHGVRLLGAGEALAPGEVRLAPGETYTSPWTYATWGHGLDAASGRVHDWLRARPDHPAAPRPVVVNTWEAVTFDHTLSRLTALADAAAEVGAERFVLDDGWFGGRRDDRAGLGDWAVSPAVYPDGLWPLVDHVRALGMDFGLWVEPEMVNPDSDVARAHPEWILRAAGGRLPGPGRHQQVLNLADPGAYAHVLDGLDALLVEYPIASLKWDHNRELGEGGLPPDGRAAVHAQTHAVYRLLDELRARHPGLEVETCASGGGRVDLEILQRTDRVWASDSTDAHERVGIQRWTSLLVPPELLGAHVSSPVAPTSDRALPLDVRCAVALFGHLGIEWDLTEAAPAERARLAQWVAFYRERRGLLHSGRVVHADVPDPAYGLHGVVAHDGSQALYAWVCTASSDTWPPPAVPLPGLDAARTYRVTLDGPITTLEGVAARWGVPLGWVDDGGVELPGALLERVGLALPVLFADRVLLLRAEAVA from the coding sequence GTGACGGCGGTCGACCGGCACGTCCACCTCCGGGCGGGTGGCGTCAGCCTCGTCCTGGCGGTGCACGACGCCCGCCTGCCCGTCGTCGTGCACTGGGGCGCCGACCTCGGCGACCTCGACGACGCGGCGCTCGCCGCCCTCGAACGGGCGGTCGCCCCGCAGCCGTTCGGCTACCCCGTCGACGGGCCGATGCCCGTGTCGGTGCTGCCCGAGGCGTCCACCGGCTGGCCCGGCGTCCGCGGGGTCACCGGGCACCGGGCGGGCGGCGCCCCCACGACGAGGTTCGTGGTCACCGGCCTTCGGGTCGTCGACCGCGACGCCCCGTGGTCGCAGGCCCTGGAGCTGACCGCGCGGGACGAGGCCGCCGGGCTGGGGCTCGACCTCGTGGTCGAGCAGGCGCGCAGCGGGCTCGTGCGGCTGCGCGCCGCGGTGACGAACCGCGCCGACGGCGTCCACGACGTCGCCGGGGTGCTCCCCGCCCTGCCGGTGCCCGCCCGCGCCACCGAGCTGCTGGACCTCACCGGCCACCAGCTGCGCGAGCGCAGCCCGCAACGGCTGCCCTTCGCGCACGGCCGCCACGAGCGCACCGGGCACCGGGGCCGCCCCGGCTTCGACTCCGCGTTCCTGCTGTGCGCGGGGGAGCAGGGGTTCGGCGCCCGCACCGGCGAGGTGTGGGGCGTGCACGCCGCGTGGTCCGGCGACCAGCGGTTCGTCGCCGAGCGCTCGTACCACGGGGTGCGGCTGCTCGGGGCGGGGGAGGCGCTCGCGCCCGGCGAGGTCCGGCTCGCCCCCGGGGAGACGTACACGTCACCGTGGACGTACGCGACGTGGGGACACGGCCTCGACGCCGCGAGCGGGCGCGTGCACGACTGGCTGCGCGCCCGCCCCGACCACCCGGCGGCACCGCGACCCGTCGTGGTGAACACCTGGGAGGCCGTCACCTTCGACCACACCCTGTCCCGCCTCACGGCGCTCGCGGACGCCGCCGCGGAGGTGGGTGCCGAGCGGTTCGTGCTCGACGACGGCTGGTTCGGGGGCCGCCGTGACGACCGGGCCGGGCTGGGGGACTGGGCTGTCTCGCCCGCCGTGTACCCGGACGGCCTGTGGCCGCTCGTGGACCACGTCCGCGCGCTCGGGATGGACTTCGGGCTGTGGGTGGAGCCGGAGATGGTCAACCCGGACTCGGACGTCGCGCGGGCGCACCCGGAGTGGATCCTGCGGGCCGCGGGCGGCCGGCTGCCCGGGCCGGGCCGGCACCAGCAGGTGCTGAACCTCGCCGACCCGGGGGCGTACGCCCACGTGCTCGACGGGCTCGACGCGCTGCTGGTCGAGTACCCGATCGCCTCCCTGAAGTGGGACCACAACCGGGAGCTCGGCGAGGGCGGGCTGCCCCCGGACGGGCGCGCGGCGGTGCACGCGCAGACGCACGCCGTCTACCGGCTGCTCGACGAGCTGCGTGCGCGGCACCCCGGCCTGGAGGTCGAGACGTGCGCGTCCGGCGGCGGACGCGTCGACCTGGAGATCCTCCAGCGCACCGACCGGGTCTGGGCCTCGGACTCCACGGACGCGCACGAACGGGTCGGGATCCAGCGCTGGACCTCGCTGCTGGTGCCGCCCGAGCTGCTGGGCGCGCACGTGTCCTCGCCGGTCGCCCCGACGTCCGACCGGGCGCTCCCGCTGGACGTCCGCTGCGCGGTCGCGCTGTTCGGGCACCTGGGGATCGAGTGGGACCTCACCGAGGCGGCGCCCGCGGAACGGGCCCGGCTCGCGCAGTGGGTGGCGTTCTACCGGGAGCGTCGCGGCCTGCTGCACTCCGGGCGCGTGGTCCACGCCGACGTGCCCGACCCGGCGTACGGGCTGCACGGCGTCGTCGCCCACGACGGGTCGCAGGCGCTGTACGCCTGGGTGTGCACCGCGTCGTCCGACACGTGGCCGCCGCCCGCGGTCCCGCTGCCGGGCCTCGACGCGGCACGCACCTACCGGGTGACCCTCGACGGGCCGATCACGACCCTGGAGGGTGTCGCGGCCCGCTGGGGCGTGCCGCTGGGCTGGGTGGACGACGGTGGTGTCGAGCTGCCGGGCGCGCTCCTGGAACGGGTCGGTCTCGCGCTGCCCGTGCTGTTCGCGGACCGGGTGCTGCTGCTGCGGGCCGAGGCCGTCGCCTGA